One Fusarium falciforme chromosome 1, complete sequence genomic window carries:
- a CDS encoding GPI-anchored wall transfer protein, protein MSDSASYKQRKEDFVSNLSGGSVAEINYVTSVAAVAIILWSVLQARQSFFEQYTVLAFAVDFLLNVGAILLSTTLYAGTPVLLNLLLIVPAILIFTLPPNSINRKKKPKVPPNARSKGSSGQLDVLSTKPFLTNFRGCMMIVTCVAILAVDFRLFPRRFAKVETWGTSLMDLGVGSFVFSGGLVAARPVLREKAVGRTTGRATPLIHRIIHSMRHSIPLLVLGVIRLLSVKGLDYAEHVTEYGVHWNFFFTLGFLPPFVAIFQAALRWVPSFAALSLLVGITYQILLETTNLKAYVLTAPRTDLISMNREGIFSFIGYLAIFLAGQDTGMFVIPRNIPPRSTASPGAQRNTLLMTMAVWGGVWTGLYLLSTNYHYGFGLTVSRRLANLPYVLWVVAFNTLQLLGFAIVDTVFFPAFYNAQDAKSEKEAYEKATSRVIRAYNRNGLAVFLLANLLTGLVNMTVKTLDASPAATIGILVAYMSTITGVALALDAYNINIKL, encoded by the exons ATGTCTGATTCCGCCAGCTACAAGCAGCGAAAGGAGGACTTTGTGTCCAACCTCTCAGGCGGCTCCGTCGCAGAGATCAACTATGTCACATCTGTTGCCGCT GTCGCCATAATCCTCTGGTCCGTCCTCCAAGCCCGCCAGTCCTTCTTTGAACAGTATACCGTCCTCGCTTTTGCCGTCGATTTCCTCCTCAATGTCGGCgccatcctcctctccacGACGCTATACGCGGGCACACCGGTTctgctcaacctcctcctgaTTGTGCCCGCCATTCTCATCTTTACGCTCCCGCCGAACTCGATCAACcgaaagaagaagcccaaggtCCCGCCTAATGCGCGGTCCAAGGGTAGCTCGGGACAGCTCGACGTCCTCTCGACCAAGCCGTTCCTGACAAACTTCCGGGGCTGCATGATGATTGTCACCTGCGTCGCAATCCTGGCTGTCGACTTCCGTTTGTTCCCCAGGCGGTTTGCCAAAGTTGAGACGTGGGGCACATCCCTGATGGATCTGGGTGTTGGATCCTTTGTCTTCTCAGGAGGTCTCGTCGCAGCTCGTCCCGTGCTGCGGGAGAAAGCTGTAGGCCGCACTACAGGACGGGCGACGCCCCTCATCCACCGAATTATTCACTCGATGCGCCATTCCATCCCGTTATTGGTTCTGGGTGTGATCCGACTGCTTAGTGTCAAGGGCCTGGACTACGCCGAACATGTCACAGAGTATGGTGTGCACTGGAACTTCTTCTTCACGCTTGGTTTCCTGCCTCCATTTGTTGCCATCTTCCAAGCAGCCCTCAGATGGGTCCCTTCCTTTGCTGCCTTGTCGCTGCTGGTCGGTATCACTTATCAGATTTTGCTTGAAACTACCAACCTGAAAGCCTACGTTCTCACTGCGCCAAGGACAGACCTGATTTCCATGAATCGGGAGGGCATCTTCAGCTTCATTGGATATCTTGCCATCTTCCTTGCCGGCCAGGATACGGGCATGTTCGTCATCCCCCGAAACATCCCCCCGAGAAGCACCGCCAGCCCAGGGGCTCAGAGGAACACACTCCTGATGACCATGGCTGTTTGGGGAGGTGTCTGGACAGGACTCTACTTGCTTTCCACAAACTACCATTACGGATTTGGCCTAACGGTCTCACGACGTCTGGCGAACCTTCCCTACGTCCTTTGGGTTGTTGCGTTCAACACTCTGCAACTCCTTGGATTTGCCATTGTTGACACCGTTTTCTTCCCTGCCTTCTATAATGCGCAAGATGCCAAgagcgagaaggaggccTATGAAAAGGCCACTAGCCGCGTGATACGAGCCTATAACCGCAACGGTCTGGCTGTTTTCTTGCTGGCTAACCTCCTGACTGGCTTGGTCAACATGACTGTCAAGACACTGGATGCTAGTCCGGCTGCCACCATTGGCATTTTGGTGGCGTACATGTCAACTATCACCGGCGTTGCTTTGGCATTGGACGCCTACAACATCAATATCAAGCTTTGA
- a CDS encoding Pyridoxamine 5 -phosphate oxidase: MSADENHTLRSELRHLKVLEGPLLKCDFETFPNTPQAAFEMWVQEAIEAGVKEPHAMTLSTVDDQGWPDARVLILKNVDARGWHFAVKGNSPKGKQLATNPYAALTFYWPEQGRQVRIRGRAVQLPEGECRQDFLDRPLSSKIAALASQQSQVLERAHQVQQAVESVRQEFEENDDFPLPDWKVYAVDPIAVEFWQGAKDRLHQRLRYKHESAEEPWEKQLLWP, translated from the coding sequence ATGAGCGCCGACGAGAACCACACCCTTCGGAGCGAGCTCCGCCATCTCAAAGTCCTCGAAGGACCTTTATTAAAGTGCGATTTCGAAACCTTTCCCAACACGCCTCAGGCGGCGTTTGAAATGTGGGTGCAGGAAGCGATTGAAGCTGGCGTCAAGGAACCTCACGCAATGACACTTTCCACGGTCGATGACCAAGGTTGGCCGGATGCCCGAGTTCTCATCTTGAAAAACGTCGATGCACGGGGGTGGCACTTTGCAGTCAAGGGCAATAGTCCAAAAGGCAAGCAGCTTGCAACCAATCCCTATGCTGCTTTGACCTTTTACTGGCCGGAGCAGGGTCGCCAGGTCCGAATCCGTGGACGAGCGGTTCAGTTACCAGAGGGGGAATGCAGGCAGGATTTCTTGGACCGCCCCTTGTCTTCGAAAATCGCTGCACTGGCTTCACAGCAGAGCCAGGTGCTTGAACGCGCACATCAAGTTCAGCAAGCTGTGGAATCCGTCCGACAAGAGTTTGAAGAAAATGATGATTTTCCCCTGCCAGACTGGAAGGTTTATGCTGTAGACCCCATTGCTGTCGAGTTCTGGCAAGGCGCCAAAGACCGTCTTCATCAAAGACTGCGTTACAAACATGAATCCGCGGAAGAGCCGTGGGAGAAGCAACTTCTATGGCCATAA
- a CDS encoding Clr5 domain-containing protein — translation MVYQWGPHRDVCYRMYITERQSLESIMEHLKKVYQFTPSKRAFQVQFKRWNFPLKQRPAHKDPRLVKRVHELWLKNMPQGEMLRILKDEEGYDINSRELMRVRARNRWLLRVRHGDRAKPDDEEEEPESPEAEEGGLTPDQEGASHEPVSNPTTPFVLTPKPRKLSKRQSRRNRQQLADENDLVRFPSEMTLIDCKDVLRLDATTYSETRECFGRICQQESIVKKTLAGPDKWEYVKNRLIHERPHLQEVLWVSKEKLETKQLALDIICTDVTKRLRNMDTKMTLLDAKNVLGLNPEESREIRTALYTVLCDANFTCKSDVNPEEWEGLKRLWMEKSIHVKKLSLTGDDAETRKRVRALEILARDVIKRRRDDYRHQNPKGSEHAKQKEAQRSQTPQDGQNREQLQRPSSKESPSSAFAVSDRDAARSSSPAAPPPMNDDGLGNDMDSSSFEPIPEVSRDSRVSFASAGTSMPPQLPTPIPSQTSMASSNGVLPQPPRMLGSSASTPMSVNSQYGSPLYMGANTQSAFMGQQYVAQQFSPAPSTAMFQGVPAVSTSFAIFLRLHPSSTIVANTGLWIGTMSAHSVQELRDVAVAKFPGAICVRIEGIIKDDKGTELPLQIQDDEELTAYFAHMRGGSPTFAVQLV, via the exons ATGGTCTATCAATGGGGTCCTCACAGGGACGTATGCTACCGGATGTACATCACCGAGCGTCAGTCGCTCGAGTCCATCATGGAGCACCTGAAAAAGGTGTACCAGTTCACGCCCAG CAAACGGGCCTTCCAAGTTCAGTTCAAGCGGTGGAATTTCCCACTGAAGCAGAGGCCTGCGCATAAAGACCCTCGCCTCGTCAAGCGCGTTCATGAGCTGTGGCTGAAGAACATGCCGCAGGGTGAGATGCTGCGGATcctcaaggacgaggagggctACGACATCAACTCTAGGGAACTGATGCGGGTTCGTGCTCGGAATCGATGGCTTCTCAGGGTTCGCCACGGCGATAGGGCGAAAcctgacgatgaagaggaagagcccGAGTCTCCGGAGGCTGAGGAAGGAGGTCTAACGCCTGACCAGGAGGGAGCCTCTCACGAACCCGTCTCAAATCCTACCACCCCTTTTGTTCTGACGCCTAAGCCTCGCAAGCTCAGCAAGAGACAAAGTAGAAGGAATCGACAACAGCTTGCAGACGAGAACGACTTGGTCCGATTCCCCTCAGAAATGACTCTCATTGACTGCAAAGACGTGCTGCGTCTCGACGCAACCACCTATTCAGAAACTCGCGAATGCTTCGGGCGTATTTGCCAACAAGAATCGATTGTGAAAAAGACGCTGGCCGGACCTGACAAATGGGAATATGTGAAGAATCGTCTCATCCACGAACGCCCGCACCTACAAGAGGTCCTCTGGGTTTCaaaggagaagctcgagacgAAACAACTTGCACTAGACATCATCTGCACCGATGTGACGAAACGACTACGCAATATGGACACCAAGATGACTCTCCTCGATGCGAAGAACGTGCTTGGCCTCAACCCAGAAGAGTCTCGTGAGATCCGCACTGCTTTGTATACAGTCCTCTGCGATGCGAATTTTACCTGCAAGTCCGACGTGAACCCTGAGGAGTGGGAAGGGTTGAAGAGACTGTGGATGGAAAAGTCAATACACGTCAAGAAACTCAGTCTAACTGGGGATGATGCAGAGACGCGCAAGAGAGTTCGGGCACTTGAGATCCTTGCCAGGGACGTTATCAAGAGACGGCGGGATGACTACAGACACCAAAATCCTAAAGGCAGTGAACATGCGAAGCAGAAAGAAGCACAGCGGTCACAGACACCACAAGATGGACAGAATCGAGAGCAACTTCAGCGGCCTTCGTCCAAGGAGAGCCCATCCTCTGCCTTTGCCGTGTCGGATAGGGACGCCGCGCGGTCTAGTTCGCCAGCTGCTCCTCCACCGATGAATGATGATGGATTGGGGAATGACAtggacagcagcagctttgAGCCAATCCCAGAGGTGTCTCGGGACTCGCGCGTGTCGTTCGCGTCGGCTGGGACGTCTATGCCGCCTCAACTTCCGACGCCGATACCATCACAAACCTCCATGGCGAGCTCCAACGGCGTTCTTCCGCAACCCCCTCGAATGCTGGGGTCATCGGCCTCGACGCCCATGTCTGTGAACTCACAATACGGATCACCTCTCTACATGGGGGCCAACACTCAGTCGGCGTTTATGGGACAGCAATACGTTGCACAGCAATTCTCGCCGGCTCCAAGCACCGCCATGTTTCAGGGCGTCCCAGCCGTGTCTACTTCCTTTGCGATCTTCCTGCGACTACATCCTTCGTCAACGATTGTCGCCAACACGGGTCTATGGATAGGGACAATGTCGGCGCATTCAGTTCAAGAACTGCGCGATGTAGCAGTAGCCAAGTTCCCCGGGGCGATTTGTGTACGAATTGAGGGAATCATCAAGGACGACAAGGGGACTGAGCTACCACTACAGAtacaagacgacgaggagctgaCGGCGTATTTCGCGCATATGCGGGGTGGTTCACCAACGTTTGCAGTCCAATTAGTCTAG